Proteins encoded in a region of the Candidatus Nanosynbacter sp. HMT-352 genome:
- a CDS encoding MscL family protein, producing the protein MVKPSIDKSAKKLASKSAKAATKVATIKEKKIVSAVIKDTHMGGFVNFIREQGVVGLAVGLAIGTAAGDTVKKLVTAFIDPLVQLVVGSQQGLQSASFTVEVAGRKGEFLYGAFVSSLITLIAVAFVVYAIIHFLKLDKLDKKKD; encoded by the coding sequence ATGGTAAAACCTAGTATCGATAAATCAGCTAAAAAGTTGGCTTCTAAGAGCGCTAAAGCGGCTACAAAAGTTGCTACCATCAAAGAAAAGAAAATAGTAAGTGCAGTTATAAAAGACACCCATATGGGTGGGTTTGTAAATTTTATCCGTGAACAGGGTGTTGTCGGTTTGGCTGTAGGTTTGGCGATTGGTACCGCAGCTGGTGATACTGTGAAAAAATTGGTAACAGCATTTATTGATCCGCTAGTGCAGCTGGTTGTTGGTTCTCAGCAAGGGTTACAATCAGCTTCATTCACAGTTGAAGTTGCTGGACGTAAAGGTGAGTTTTTATACGGCGCATTTGTTAGCTCGTTAATCACGTTGATAGCCGTTGCGTTTGTTGTATATGCAATCATTCACTTCTTGAAACTCGATAAATTAGATAAGAAAAAGGATTAA
- the argS gene encoding arginine--tRNA ligase, with amino-acid sequence MEQIISQVVKQLFDQDISVQLTRPDPKFGDFATNVALQLAKPLGKNPREIAEMIAENLRKEEDFSEVSVAGPGFINVKLSDQSVLNSLKKEPTTKRAGQTVVIETNCPNPFKAMHIGHALNAILADTMANLLAVDGAIVHRVSYHGDVGTHVGKSMWAILREIDGDVNKLNEIPADKRNEFMSRMYVEGARAAKESPEAKAEIDELAKQSFILDDPLYKQVYEICKSWSFDEIDSNVGRLGNVPIERRYVESETEELGKSLIKEKTPEVFTKSDGAYVFKGSKYGAFDNVFIGSHGNGLYGAHDMGLIQLKYKDYPNLDLSITVNGEEQAAYFRGVIAASELSIPALKGKLFNYATGLVKLTTGKMSSRTGEVVTIGWLFDEFKKAIENAGGEPTDDVIAGALRYQFLKVKIGGDVIFDINDAVSLTGNTGSYLQYAHARARGILAKSDKEIAFPTELFDEDKMLVRKLSEYVDVVDRAKESLEPHHICTYLFELAQEFNRYYEKNQVIGSDKEAHRVGIVAIYADILKAGLAILGIMAPNKI; translated from the coding sequence ATGGAACAGATTATTTCTCAAGTAGTGAAGCAACTTTTTGATCAGGATATATCGGTACAATTAACGCGTCCTGATCCGAAGTTTGGTGACTTTGCTACAAATGTGGCGTTGCAATTGGCTAAGCCGCTAGGGAAGAATCCGCGTGAAATTGCGGAGATGATTGCTGAAAATCTGCGCAAGGAAGAAGATTTTAGCGAAGTAAGCGTGGCTGGTCCAGGTTTTATCAATGTAAAACTGAGCGATCAATCCGTTCTAAATTCTTTGAAAAAAGAGCCAACGACGAAGCGCGCTGGTCAGACGGTTGTAATTGAAACCAATTGCCCGAATCCATTTAAGGCTATGCATATCGGACACGCTTTGAATGCGATTTTGGCGGACACGATGGCTAACTTGCTGGCGGTTGATGGTGCAATTGTGCATCGAGTGAGTTATCACGGTGATGTCGGAACACATGTCGGTAAAAGTATGTGGGCGATTTTGCGTGAGATTGACGGCGATGTAAATAAATTGAACGAAATCCCAGCTGATAAGCGAAATGAATTTATGAGTCGCATGTACGTTGAAGGTGCGCGTGCGGCTAAAGAATCTCCAGAGGCAAAGGCAGAAATTGATGAACTAGCTAAACAATCATTCATCCTGGATGATCCACTATATAAACAAGTTTACGAAATCTGTAAAAGTTGGAGTTTTGACGAAATTGACTCTAATGTTGGGCGGCTTGGAAACGTGCCGATTGAGAGACGTTACGTTGAGAGCGAAACTGAAGAATTGGGAAAATCTTTAATTAAAGAGAAAACTCCAGAGGTGTTTACCAAATCTGACGGTGCGTATGTTTTTAAGGGTAGCAAATATGGCGCGTTCGACAACGTGTTTATTGGATCTCATGGCAATGGTCTTTATGGGGCGCATGATATGGGATTGATTCAGCTGAAGTATAAGGACTACCCAAATTTGGACTTATCGATTACGGTAAATGGCGAGGAGCAAGCAGCGTACTTCCGCGGCGTGATTGCGGCTAGTGAATTGTCGATTCCGGCTTTGAAAGGAAAATTATTCAACTACGCGACTGGCTTGGTTAAATTGACGACTGGGAAAATGAGTTCGCGAACGGGTGAAGTTGTTACAATTGGCTGGCTGTTTGATGAGTTTAAGAAGGCAATTGAAAATGCTGGCGGCGAACCAACTGATGATGTGATTGCTGGCGCACTCCGTTATCAATTCTTGAAAGTGAAGATCGGCGGCGACGTCATATTTGATATTAACGACGCGGTAAGTTTGACGGGAAATACGGGAAGCTATTTGCAATACGCCCATGCTCGAGCGCGAGGTATTTTAGCTAAATCCGATAAAGAAATTGCTTTTCCGACAGAGTTGTTTGACGAAGATAAGATGCTGGTCAGAAAGTTGAGTGAGTATGTGGACGTGGTTGACCGCGCTAAGGAGAGTTTGGAGCCTCATCACATTTGTACATATTTGTTTGAATTGGCGCAGGAATTTAATCGATATTACGAGAAAAATCAGGTTATTGGTAGTGACAAAGAAGCACATCGTGTAGGAATCGTGGCAATTTACGCTGACATTCTTAAGGCTGGACTGGCTATTTTAGGGATTATGGCACCAAATAAGATATAA